One window from the genome of Saccharomyces mikatae IFO 1815 strain IFO1815 genome assembly, chromosome: 4 encodes:
- the GPI11 gene encoding mannose-ethanolamine phosphotransferase GPI11 (similar to Saccharomyces cerevisiae GPI11 (YDR302W); ancestral locus Anc_5.320), whose product MEKTYLSHSKKTNKEQCVKPCKSTEVPIISSLNENIYNRTKKRCYLDMSAKKRARKTVKKSVSFSDDTTLTTHHNREKKNVDHDRPPVYVRKTPLMTFPYHFIALLYYYIFLSSNFNTVKLLGFLIPTQVAYLILQFNKCTVYGNKIIKINYSLTLICLGVTFLLSFPAMLLTILFGAPLMDLTWETWLLSLHFAFLAYPAVYSVFNCDFKVGLWKKYFIFIVVGGWISCVVIPLDWDRDWQNWPIPIVVGGYLGALVGYTIGAYI is encoded by the coding sequence ATGGAAAAAACATACCTTTCACACagcaaaaaaacaaacaaagaaCAATGCGTAAAACCATGTAAAAGTACAGAGGTGCCCATAATCTCAAGTCTAAACGAGAATATATACAACCGTACTAAAAAAAGGTGCTATCTAGATATGTCTGCTAAGAAAAGAGCTAGAAAAACGGTAAAAAAAAGCGTATCATTCTCTGATGACACAACACTAACTACGCATCATAACCgtgagaaaaagaatgtgGATCATGATCGTCCGCCTGTATATGTGAGAAAAACCCCCCTGATGACATTTCCATACCATTTTATAGCGCTGCTTTATTACTACATATTCTTATCATCCAACTTTAATACGGTGAAATTATTGGGCTTTCTAATTCCTACACAAGTTGCCTATTTAATTCTGCAATTCAATAAATGCACAGTTTATGGtaataaaattatcaaaatcaattaCTCATTGACCTTAATATGCCTAGGTGTTACATTTTTGTTGAGTTTTCCGGCGATGTTATTGACCATCTTATTTGGTGCACCATTGATGGACTTGACGTGGGAAACTTGGCTATTGTCTCTGCATTTTGCATTTTTAGCGTACCCTGCAGTTTATTCTGTATTTAATTGTGATTTCAAGGTCGGATTATGGAAGAAGTATTTCATCTTTATAGTTGTAGGTGGTTGGATTAGTTGTGTTGTAATTCCTTTAGACTGGGATAGAGATTGGCAGAATTGGCCAATTCCAATTGTTGTTGGAGGGTATTTGGGCGCTTTAGTTGGCTATACCATTGGTGCTTACATATAA
- the BFR2 gene encoding rRNA-processing protein BFR2 (similar to Saccharomyces cerevisiae BFR2 (YDR299W); ancestral locus Anc_5.316) has protein sequence MGKSLADQISDIAIKPVNKDFDIEDAENTSLFQHNEKIGESDGSDYEDANTEQTRKAHYVEVEKSTLRAEKGLELNDPKYTGVKGSRQALYDELSDSAEDDNEDSQEEDEEGKDEEEEGDALSFRTDSEDEQAENEVEEADIDGGEMEEAQQKRDALSKLVQQETKQAINKLSQSVQRDALKGYSILQQTKLFDNIIDLRIKLQKAVIAANKLPLTAESWKEAKMENSKETKHLLNENEILFNKLFNQLINFRIKFQIDDHITQREETAKHKISKKRSFKELYKETDSLDSELKDYRNAVLNKWSTKVSSASGNSALSSNKFKAINLPADMQVKNQLSDMSRLMKRTKLNRRNITPLYFQKDCAAGRLSELISSTVDNGVDDNENSDDGLDIPKNYDPRRKDNSAIDIAENPYVFDDEDFYRVLLNDLIDKKISNAHNSESAAITITSANSRSNNKLKKNIDTKASKGRKLNYSIQDPIANYEAPITSGYKWSDDQIDEFFAGLLGQRVNFNENENEEQYAGEENDEESEAVKNDDIQIFG, from the coding sequence ATGGGTAAGTCACTGGCAGATCAAATATCAGATATAGCCATTAAACCGGTTAATAAAGactttgatattgaagatgCGGAAAATACATCTTTATTTCAgcataatgaaaaaattggagaAAGCGACGGAAGTGACTATGAAGATGCCAATACAGAACAAACTAGGAAAGCACATTATGTAGAGGTGGAAAAATCCACCTTAAGAGCGGAAAAAGGTTTGGAATTGAACGACCCGAAGTACACAGGCGTTAAAGGTTCTAGACAAGCATTATATGACGAACTTTCGGATAGTGCGGAGGATGACAATGAAGATAGTCAGGAGGAGGATGAGGAAGGGAAAGACGAGGAGGAGGAAGGAGATGCTCTTTCGTTCAGAACAGATTCCGAGGATGAGCAAGCAGAAAATGAGGTAGAAGAGGCGGATATTGACGGTGGTGAGATGGAGGAGGCTCAGCAGAAGAGAGATGCACTATCCAAACTGGTTCAGCAGGAAACTAAACAGGCTATCAATAAACTATCACAGTCAGTTCAAAGGGATGCCTTAAAAGGCTATTCAATTTTACAACAGACTAAGTTGTTTGACAATATCATTGATTTAAGAATCAAACTACAAAAAGCTGTGATTGCTGCAAATAAACTTCCATTAACTGCAGAATCATGGAAAGAAGctaaaatggaaaattcaaaggaaaCAAAGCATCTATTgaacgaaaatgaaatattatttaatAAACTATTCAACCAACTGATAAATTTTAGAATAAAATTCCAAATTGATGACCATATCACTCAACGGGAAGAAACGGCGAAACATAAAATatctaaaaaaagatcttttaaAGAGCTTTACAAAGAGACTGATAGTTTAGATTCAGAACTAAAAGACTATAGAAATGCTGTGTTAAACAAATGGTCTACCAAAGTCTCTTCTGCATCAGGTAACTCTGCTTTATCATCGAACAAATTCAAGGCCATAAACTTGCCTGCAGACATGCAGGTGAAAAACCAATTATCCGATATGTCCCGCTTGATGAAAAGGACAAAACTGAATAGGCGGAACATAACGCCTTTGTATTTCCAAAAAGATTGCGCTGCTGGTAGATTATCAGAActgatttcttcaactgtCGACAACGGTGTTGATGACAATGAAAATTCAGATGATGGGCTCGATATCCCAAAAAATTATGATCCCAGAAGAAAGGACAATAGCGCCATTGACATTGCCGAAAACCCATATGTTTTcgatgatgaagatttttACCGTGTTTTGCTGAACGATTTGATTGATaagaaaatttccaatGCCCACAATTCTGAAAGTGCAGCAATCACAATCACTTCAGCCAATTCTCGTTCGAATAACAAgctaaagaaaaacatcGATACAAAGGCTTCCAAAGGTAGAAAATTAAACTACTCAATTCAAGATCCAATTGCTAATTACGAAGCTCCGATTACATCCGGTTACAAATGGTCAGATGACCAAATAGATGAATTCTTCGCAGGATTGTTAGGCCAAAGAGTGAActttaatgaaaatgaaaacgaaGAGCAATACGCTGGTGAAGAAAACGATGAAGAATCAGAAGCTgttaaaaatgatgatatcCAAATCTTCGGTTaa
- the PRO1 gene encoding glutamate 5-kinase (similar to Saccharomyces cerevisiae PRO1 (YDR300C) and YHR033W; ancestral locus Anc_5.318) — translation MKNANENKSYTIVIKLGSSSLVDEKSKEPKLAIMSLIVETVVKLRRMGHKVIIVSSGGIAVGLRTMHMEKRPKHLAEVQAIAAIGQGRLIGRWDLLFSQFGQRIAQILLTRNDILDWTQYKNAQNTINELLNMGVVPIVNENDTLSVREIKFGDNDTLSAITSALIRADYLFLLTDVDCLYTDNPRTNPDAVPILVVPDLSKGLPGVNTTSGSGSDVGTGGMETKLVAADLATNAGVHTLIMSSDTPANIGKIVEYMQTLELDDENKVKEAYDGDLMNLQKREFEKLKALDVPLHTKFIANDNKHHLKNREFWILHGLVSKGTIVIDQGAYAALTRKNKAGLLPAGVIDVQGTFHELECVDIKVGKRLPNGALDPNFPLQTVGKARCDYTSAELIKIKGLHSDQIEEELGYNDSEYVAHRENLAFPPR, via the coding sequence atgaaaaatgctaatgaaaacaaatcGTATACCATAGTGATTAAATTGGGTTCCTCATCGTTAGTAGAtgaaaaaagcaaagaacCTAAGCTAGCCATCATGTCACTTATTGTCGAAACTGTGGTCAAATTGAGAAGAATGGGGCACAAAGTTATCATTGTTTCCAGTGGTGGTATTGCTGTTGGTTTAAGGACTATGCATATGGAAAAAAGGCCAAAACATTTAGCAGAGGTTCAGGCCATCGCAGCTATTGGACAAGGTAGACTAATTGGGAGGTGGGATCTTTTATTTTCGCAGTTTGGTCAGCGCATTGCTCAAATTTTACTGACTAGAAATGATATTTTAGACTGGACGCAATATAAGAATGCTCAGAATACCATTAATGAATTGTTGAACATGGGAGTTGTTCCTATTGTGAACGAAAACGATACATTATCTGTTAGGGAAATTAAATTCGGTGACAATGACACTTTATCTGCAATCACTTCTGCTTTGATTCGTGCAGattatcttttcttattgaCAGATGTAGACTGCTTATATACTGATAATCCACGAACAAATCCGGATGCTGTGCCAATTTTGGTTGTTCCAGATCTCTCCAAGGGCTTGCCAGGCGTTAATACTACCAGCGGTTCAGGCTCGGATGTTGGCACGGGTGGTATGGAAACCAAATTAGTTGCTGCAGACTTGGCAACAAATGCTGGTGTTCATACCTTAATTATGAGCAGTGATACTCCTGCAAATATAGgtaaaattgttgaatatATGCAAACTTTAGAACTTGATGATGAGAATAAAGTTAAAGAAGCATACGATGGTGACTTAATGAATCTGCAGAAAAGGGAATTCGAGAAATTGAAGGCTCTCGACGTCCCACTGCATACGAAGTTTATCGCTAACGATAATAAACATCATTTAAAAAATAGAGAGTTTTGGATTTTACACGGCCTTGTTTCTAAAGGTACTATTGTTATAGATCAAGGCGCGTATGCAGCCCTAAcaaggaaaaataaagcGGGATTATTGCCAGCAGGAGTTATTGATGTTCAGGGCACTTTCCATGAACTAGAATGTGTTGATATAAAGGTTGGAAAAAGATTACCAAACGGTGCTTTAGATCCAAATTTTCCTTTGCAAACTGTGGGTAAGGCAAGATGTGATTACACGAGTGCTGAATtaatcaaaatcaaaggtTTGCACAGTGAtcaaattgaagaagaactggGCTATAACGACAGTGAATATGTTGCTCATAGAGAAAACTTGGCATTCCCACCTCGTTGA
- the CFT1 gene encoding cleavage/polyadenylation factor CFT1 (similar to Saccharomyces cerevisiae CFT1 (YDR301W); ancestral locus Anc_5.319), with protein sequence MNVYDDVLDATVVSHSLTAHFTTSDYEELLVVRTNILSVYRPTRDGKLYLTDEFKLHGLITDIGLIPQKDSPLSCLLLCTGVAKISILKFNSLTNSIDTLSLHYYEGKFKEKSLVELAKTSTLRMDPGNACALLFNNDIIAFLPFHTNKNDEDDDEDDDNIEEEELVHNTDQKSRTTNTFYRRKRTKLCDKFTVPSVILTANELYEGANNIIDIQFLKNFTKPTVAILYQPRLVWAGNSKVSKFPTQYVILTLNIQSTENSARIESTTIAFVKELPWDLHTVVPVSNGAIIVGANELAFLDNTGVLQSTILLNSFAQKDLQKTKIINNSSLEILFREKGTTSIWMPSSRNKKGGNNSDETLLLMDLKSNIYYIQMEAEGRLLIKFDIIKLPIVNDLLKENSDPKCITRLNATNSNKNMDLFIGFGSGNALVLRLNNLKSTIETREEHKLPPNKNRLMDDNDEDDEELEDLYADEAPENGLTANDSKGTVETVQPFDIELLSSLKNIGPITSLTIGKASSIDDIVKGLPNPNKNEYSLVATSGNGSGSHLNVIQTSVQPEIELALKFISITQIWNLKIKGRDRYLITTDSAKSRSDIYESDNNFELHKGGRLRRDATTVYISMFGEEKRIIQVTTNHLYLYDTHFRRLTTIKFDYEVIHVSVMDPYILITVSRGDIKIFELEAKNKRKLLKVDLPEILNEMVITSGLILKSNMCNEFLIGLSKSQEEQLLFTFVTADNQIIFFTKDHNDKIFQLNGVDQLNESLYISTYQLVDEIVPDPSIKQVMINKLGHDNKEEYLTILTFGGEIYQYKKLPQRRSRFYRNVTRNDLAITGAPDNAYAKGVSSIERIMHYFPDYNGYSVIFVTGSVPYILIKEDDSTPKIFKFGNIPLVSVTPWSERSVMCVDDIKNARVYTLTINNMYYGNKLPLKQIKISNVLDDYKTLRKIVYHERAQLFLVSYCKRFPYEALGEDGEKVIGYDENVPHAEGFQSGILLINPKSWKVIDKIDFPKNSFVNEMRSSMIQVNSKTKRKKEYVIAGVANATTEDTPPTGAFHIYDVTEVVPEPGKPDTNYKLKEIFQEEVSGTVSTVCEISGRFMISQSQKVLVRDIQEDNSVIPVAFLDIPVFVTDSKSFGNLLIIGDAMQGFQFVGFDAEPYRMISLGRSISKFQTMSLEFLVNGGDMYFAATDADRNVHVLKYAPDEPNSLSGQRLVHCSSFTLHSINSCMMLLPRNEEFSSPQVPSFQNIGGQVDGSVFKIVPLSEETYRRLYVIQQQIIDRELQIGGLNPRMERLANEFYQMGHSMRPMLDFNVIRRFSGLAIDRRKSTAQKAGRHAHFEAWRDIINIEFSMRSLCQDR encoded by the coding sequence ATGAATGTGTATGATGATGTTCTTGACGCCACTGTTGTGTCTCATTCTCTAACAGCTCATTTTACTACTTCTGATTATGAGGAACTCTTAGTTGTCAggacgaacattctttcTGTGTACAGACCTACCAGAGATGGAAAGTTGTATTTGACTGATGAGTTCAAGCTTCATGGTTTGATCACTGATATAGGCCTAATTCCTCAAAAGGATAGCCCATTAAGTTGCCTGCTTTTATGCACAGGTGTCGCCAAGATCTCTATTTTAAAGTTTAACAGTTTAACAAACTCAATCGACACATTGAGCCTGCACTACTATGAAGGTAAGTTCAAGGAAAAGTCACTGGTAGAATTGGCCAAAACTTCCACCCTAAGAATGGATCCTGGAAATGCTTGCGCATTACTATTCAATAATGACATTATTGcatttttaccttttcatactaataaaaatgacgaagatgatgatgaggatgacGATAACATAGAGGAGGAAGAATTGGTCCATAACACAGACCAAAAGTCTCGAACAACAAACACTTTTTATAGGAGGAAAAGAACCAAGCTATGTGATAAGTTCACAGTGCCGAGCGTAATATTAACAGCTAATGAGTTATACGAAGGTGCTAATAATATCATTGATATCCAgtttttaaaaaattttacCAAACCAACAGTGGCGATCTTATACCAACCGAGACTTGTTTGGGCaggaaattcaaaagtttcGAAATTCCCTACGCAATACGTTATACTCACATTAAATATACAATCTACAGAAAATTCTGCAAGGATAGAATCGACAACAATAGCGTTTGTGAAAGAATTACCTTGGGATCTGCACACGGTCGTACCTGTTTCGAATGGTGCTATCATTGTAGGGGCTAATGAACTGGCATTCCTAGATAACACAGGCGTTTTACAATCGACGATATTACTAAATTCATTTGCCCAGAAAGatttacaaaaaacaaaaattatcaataatTCCTCATTGGAAATTCTGTTCAGAGAAAAAGGCACAACGTCAATTTGGATGCCTTCATCCAGGAACAAAAAGGGAGGAAACAATAGTGACGAAACCTTACTACTCATGGATTTGAAATCtaatatatattatatcCAGATGGAAGCTGAGGGTAGGTTACTGATTAAGTTTGACATAATCAAGTTACCTATCGTCAATGATcttttgaaggaaaattCAGATCCAAAATGTATAACACGTTTGAACGCGACCAactcaaacaaaaatatggACTTGTTCATCGGGTTTGGCTCAGGAAATGCTTTAGTTCTTAGATTAAACAACTTGAAATCAACCATAGAAACAAGAGAAGAACACAAACTACCTCCAAACAAAAACAGACTAAtggatgataatgatgaggatgatgaagaacTGGAAGATTTATACGCTGATGAGGCCCCCGAAAATGGGCTAACAGCCAATGATTCGAAAGGCACTGTGGAAACCGTTCAACCATTCGATATAGAGCTGTTATCATCTCTAAAAAATATTGGACCTATAACATCATTGACCATAGGCAAAGCATCTTCAATTGATGATATAGTAAAAGGATTACCAAATCCGAATAAAAACGAGTATTCGCTAGTTGCCACATCTGGAAATGGTTCAGGTTCTCATTTGAACGTCATACAGACAAGTGTTCAACCGGAAATTGAATTGGCATTAAAGTTTATCAGTATAACGCAAATTTGGAATCTTAAGATCAAAGGAAGGGATAGGTACTTAATAACAACTGATTCAGCAAAATCCAGGAGCGACATATATGAAAGTGATAACAACTTCGAGCTGCATAAGGGGGGCCGTTTAAGAAGAGATGCAACCACAGTTTACATATCAATGTTTGGtgaggaaaaaagaataatacaAGTTACCACGAATCACCTATATTTATATGACACACATTTTAGGCGTCTCACCACAATTAAGTTTGACTACGAAGTTATTCATGTTTCTGTTATGGATCCGTATATCTTAATCACCGTTTCAAGAGGTGATATTAAGATATTTGAACTGGAagcaaaaaacaaaagaaaattgttaAAAGTTGATTTACCGGAGATATTAAATGAAATGGTTATTACATCAGGTTTGATTTTAAAAAGTAACATGTgtaatgaatttttgatCGGATTGAGTAAATCTCAAGAGGAACAAttattgtttacatttgttACTGCGGATAAtcaaataatttttttcactaaagATCacaatgataaaattttccaattaAACGGTGTTGACCAATTAAATGAATCTTTGTACATTAGCACTTATCAATTGGTCGATGAGATTGTGCCTGATCCATCAATCAAACAGGTGATGATAAATAAACTGGGCCATgacaataaagaagaatatttgaCAATCCTGACCTTTGGAGGGGAAATATACCAATACAAAAAACTACCACAGAGGCGTAGTAGGTTTTATAGAAACGTTACAAGAAACGACCTAGCTATTACTGGTGCTCCTGATAACGCGTACGCCAAGGGAGTAAGTTCAATCGAAAGAATAATGCATTATTTTCCCGATTATAACGGCTATTCGGTAATATTTGTAACCGGTAGTGTCCCATACatattaataaaagaagatgattcTACACcgaaaattttcaaatttgggAATATACCCTTAGTGTCAGTCACGCCTTGGAGCGAGCGTTCAGTCATGTGTGTCGACGATATTAAAAACGCTAGAGTTTATACTCTAACTATTAACAATATGTATTATGGCAACAAATTGCCATTGAAACAGATAAAAATTAGTAACGTACTTGACGATTACAAAACTCTACGAAAAATTGTTTACCATGAAAGGGCTCAATTGTTTCTTGTGTCTTATTGCAAGCGGTTCCCTTACGAAGCACTAGGGGAGGACGGAGAAAAGGTTATTGGCTATGACGAGAATGTTCCACACGCAGAAGGATTTCAAAGTGGAATACTGCTTATTAACCCCAAAAGTTGGAAAGTGATTGACAAGATTGattttccaaagaattCTTTTGTTAATGAAATGAGATCCTCAATGATACAAGTTAATTCCAAAACtaagaggaaaaaagaatatgttATAGCTGGTGTCGCAAATGCCACAACTGAAGACACACCGCCTACTGGTGCTTTCCATATCTATGATGTTACTGAAGTTGTTCCCGAACCTGGAAAGCCTGATACAAACTATAAGCTCAAAGAAATTTTCCAGGAAGAAGTCAGTGGAACTGTATCTACTGTTTGTGAAATTAGTGGAAGGTTCATGATTAGTCAAAGTCAAAAAGTTCTGGTAAGAGATATACAAGAAGATAACTCTGTCATACCAGTTGCGTTTTTGGATATTCCCGTTTTCGTTACGGACTCTAAAAGTTTTGGAAATCTCTTGATAATTGGCGATGCTATGCAAGGATTCCAATTTGTTGGTTTTGACGCAGAACCATATAGAATGATTTCATTGGGTAGAAGtatatcaaaatttcaaacaatGTCACTAGAGTTTTTGGTGAATGGAGGTGATATGTACTTTGCGGCAACCGATGCTGATAGAAACGTACATGTTCTGAAATATGCGCCCGATGAGCCGAATTCTCTATCAGGCCAACGTTTAGTTCATTGTTCTAGTTTCACCCTGCATTCCATTAATAGTTGTATGATGCTCTTACCAAGGAACGAGGAATTCAGCTCTCCTCAAGTACCTTCGTTTCAGAACATTGGTGGTCAAGTGGATGGGTCCGTCTTCAAAATAGTTCCTTTGAGTGAAGAAACATACAGAAGATTGTATGTGATCCAGCAACAAATCATTGATCGAGAATTACAAATAGGTGGTTTAAACCCTCGTATGGAAAGATTGGCCAACGAATTCTATCAAATGGGTCACTCCATGAGGCCTATGCTTGATTTCAACGTTATACGAAGGTTTAGTGGACTAGCCATCGATAGACGAAAAAGTACTGCACAAAAAGCAGGAAGGCATGCACATTTTGAAGCGTGGAGAGATATCATTAATATAGAATTCTCAATGAGATCTTTATGCCAGGATAGGTGA